One Microtus pennsylvanicus isolate mMicPen1 chromosome 3, mMicPen1.hap1, whole genome shotgun sequence DNA window includes the following coding sequences:
- the C2cd4a gene encoding C2 calcium-dependent domain-containing protein 4A, whose amino-acid sequence MWCLEQLLRNRDGFLPGLSRRTKARSSTACVNVLTPDRIPEFCIPPRLEPNTAWAALRDAWAADAEMDDHAGSTDWDPRSQAALSLSHLPRARTAYGFCALLESPHTRRKESLFLGHPDAPVPRLGLRHREHTYASPRQVPDTPHPAPHKPDAARVLAPSPAPSRRRLLRATDRLLRLALRAPRGRTGSRSPSSGDKLERAASCAPPVPVSPLPERLQAEASVALGRGDCTLRLAAEYCPRSACLRLRLLRAEGPAAALEPRALGCRLSLVLRPSGQQRASVLRRSRKAALDQDCCFDGLSEEQLRRLAVRIKAESKGRGLERGRPLGQGELLLGSLLLL is encoded by the coding sequence ATGTGGTGTCTGGAACAGCTCCTGAGGAACCGAGACGGGTTTCTCCCCGGGCTAAGCCGCCGCACCAAAGCGCGCTCGTCCACTGCATGCGTGAACGTGCTCACTCCTGACCGCATCCCAGAGTTCTGCATCCCACCGAGACTGGAGCCTAACACAGCTTGGGCTGCGCTGCGCGATGCCTGGGCTGCAGACGCGGAGATGGACGACCACGCTGGTAGCACTGACTGGGACCCGCGCTCACAGGCCGCCCTCTCGCTGTCACATCTGCCCCGCGCACGCACCGCCTACGGCTTTTGCGCGCTGCTCGAGAGCCCGCACACGCGCCGAAAGGAGTCGCTCTTCCTCGGCCACCCAGACGCCCCGGTCCCCAGGCTCGGACTTCGCCACCGAGAGCACACCTACGCAAGTCCGCGCCAAGTCCCGGACACCCCGCACCCCGCTCCGCATAAGCCAGATGCCGCCCGGGTCCTGGCgccctctcctgctcccagcagACGCCGCCTCCTGCGCGCCACAGATAGACTGCTGAGGCTCGCGCTGCGGGCCCCTCGAGGTCGGACCGGCTCGCGCTCCCCGTCCTCCGGTGACAAGCTCGAACGCGCTGCCTCCTGCGCGCCCCCAGTCCCTGTGAGCCCACTCCCCGAGCGCCTGCAAGCCGAGGCCAGCGTGGCTCTGGGCCGCGGGGATTGCACGCTACGCCTGGCCGCCGAGTACTGTCCGCGCAGCGCGTGTCTCCGCCTCCGCCTGTTGCGCGCAGAGGGCCCGGCCGCCGCGCTCGAACCCCGCGCCCTGGGCTGCCGCCTCAGCCTGGTGCTGCGGCCGTCGGGCCAGCAGCGCGCCAGCGTTCTCCGGCGCAGCCGCAAGGCCGCCCTGGACCAGGACTGCTGCTTTGATGGGCTCTCGGAGGAGCAGCTGCGCCGCCTGGCCGTGCGCATCAAGGCTGAGAGCAAGGGCCGCGGGCTGGAGCGTGGACGACCGCTGGGCCAGGGCGAGCTGCTGCTGGGCTCGCTACTGCTGCTCTGA